A stretch of the Bacteroidota bacterium genome encodes the following:
- a CDS encoding FAD-binding protein encodes MNYNKITPLILKKLKEIVGENYVLVDTDSLNNYGHDETESLVFLPEVVVKPKTAKEISEILRLANIELIPVTARGAGTGLSGGALPIYAGIILSMERFNQILKIDERNLQATVEPGVINEVFQNAVKELGLFYPPDPASKGSCFLGGNVAESSGGPKCVKYGTTKDYILNLEVVLPTGEIIETGANTLKNSTGYNLTQLMVGSEGTLCVVTKIIVKLLPLPKYDLLMLVPFKSLDEACAAVSEVFRAGFTLSAMELMERDALDWVSKYVQSNVVKLEDDIQAHLLIEVDGNDLDVLMKEMEAIAELMNKYHIADILFAESAAQKNELWRLRRGINEAVKNNAISKEQDTVVPRAELPKLVKGVKEVGERYHFKTVCYGHAGDGNLHIRLIKGDLTDEQWNGDYIKKAIAEIFTICKQLGGTISGEHGIGLVQQEYMHLVFSEKALEIQRNIKKVFDPNGILNPGKMFG; translated from the coding sequence TGATTCTTAAAAAACTAAAGGAAATAGTTGGCGAAAACTATGTTTTAGTTGACACAGATAGTTTAAACAATTATGGACATGATGAGACGGAGTCGCTTGTTTTTTTACCCGAAGTGGTTGTGAAACCCAAAACCGCAAAAGAAATATCTGAAATACTAAGGCTTGCAAATATAGAATTAATACCAGTTACTGCTCGCGGAGCCGGTACCGGTTTGAGTGGGGGAGCTTTACCAATTTATGCAGGAATTATTTTGTCAATGGAACGATTCAACCAAATTTTGAAAATTGACGAACGTAATTTACAAGCAACTGTTGAGCCGGGAGTAATCAATGAAGTTTTTCAAAATGCTGTGAAGGAATTAGGTTTATTTTATCCGCCCGATCCTGCAAGTAAAGGCAGTTGCTTTTTAGGTGGCAATGTTGCAGAAAGTAGTGGAGGTCCTAAGTGTGTGAAATATGGAACAACAAAAGATTATATTTTGAATTTAGAAGTTGTATTGCCTACAGGAGAAATTATTGAAACAGGCGCCAATACGCTTAAAAATTCTACAGGATATAATTTAACACAATTGATGGTGGGGAGTGAAGGAACATTGTGTGTCGTAACAAAAATCATTGTGAAATTATTACCGCTTCCTAAATACGATTTATTAATGCTTGTTCCCTTTAAAAGTTTGGACGAAGCATGTGCAGCAGTGAGTGAAGTTTTTAGAGCCGGATTTACCCTAAGTGCCATGGAATTGATGGAACGTGATGCATTGGATTGGGTGAGCAAGTATGTGCAAAGTAATGTCGTAAAGTTAGAAGATGATATTCAAGCACATTTACTTATTGAAGTGGATGGAAATGATTTGGATGTATTGATGAAAGAAATGGAAGCCATTGCGGAATTAATGAATAAATATCACATTGCGGATATTCTTTTTGCTGAATCTGCTGCTCAAAAAAATGAATTGTGGCGGTTGAGACGTGGTATAAATGAAGCTGTTAAAAATAATGCAATCAGCAAAGAACAAGATACTGTGGTTCCAAGGGCTGAACTTCCCAAATTGGTGAAGGGAGTAAAAGAAGTAGGGGAGCGGTATCATTTTAAAACGGTTTGTTATGGTCATGCAGGAGATGGAAATCTTCATATTCGATTGATAAAAGGTGATTTAACCGATGAACAATGGAATGGTGACTACATTAAAAAAGCGATTGCTGAAATATTTACAATTTGTAAACAACTAGGAGGAACAATTAGTGGTGAACATGGAATCGGTTTGGTACAACAGGAATACATGCATCTTGTTTTTTCGGAAAAGGCATTAGAAATTCAACGAAATATTAAAAAAGTATTTGATCCGAATGGGATATTAAATCCTGGAAAAATGTTTGGATAG
- a CDS encoding T9SS type A sorting domain-containing protein — protein MKRFYLIVCFICFSKIIQAQSPLIDYSFLAVPPNVVVYKIVEQTDGKILVGGGFFNYAGSGKQNLVRLNYDGTVDTTFNMGGVGPDNTVRDIILMNDGRIIVCGNFVSYNSTGCCFVIRLLPDGSVDNTFNVPPGVINGAVLAIELHTGDKVIAAGEFFTCYGSSQPHITQFNSDGSLDTTFNIGTGFNLNVFDLLVLPDSRILVAGKFNSFNGTTCGNVALLSPSGPYDVSMNNAPGFSGMGISTAYDLELQADGKVLVAGDFNYHNGQLITGIARLDINGSRDLTFTPPLYPYAIVKAIAVQTDNQILVGGEFTSSMYNVGITGPNRIVRLNTDGTIDNTFAAGIGMPSPAAFVNDITIESDNKVLVGGLFDSFDSETLYQQIIRLNENATSISETIVSNEQFRLYPNPSSGNLFVENPFVGIKDVSLIVYSANGQKLIEKNISFETGAFYLFESNLQSGIYMLRIQAKGKVASRKIIVK, from the coding sequence ATGAAAAGATTCTACCTTATAGTTTGTTTTATTTGCTTTTCTAAAATAATTCAAGCGCAATCTCCTTTAATTGATTATTCATTTTTGGCTGTGCCGCCTAACGTAGTTGTTTATAAAATTGTTGAACAAACGGATGGGAAAATTTTGGTAGGTGGAGGGTTTTTCAATTATGCAGGTTCTGGTAAACAAAATCTGGTTCGCCTTAATTATGATGGCACCGTTGACACAACCTTCAATATGGGAGGAGTAGGTCCAGACAATACCGTTCGTGACATTATTCTTATGAATGATGGACGAATTATTGTTTGCGGAAATTTTGTATCTTATAATAGTACAGGATGTTGTTTTGTTATAAGATTACTTCCTGATGGTTCAGTAGATAATACTTTTAATGTACCTCCAGGTGTAATTAATGGAGCTGTTTTAGCTATTGAATTGCACACTGGGGATAAGGTTATTGCGGCAGGTGAGTTTTTTACTTGTTATGGATCAAGTCAACCACACATAACCCAGTTCAATAGTGATGGGTCACTCGATACTACTTTTAATATTGGCACAGGCTTTAATTTAAATGTGTTCGATCTTCTTGTTCTCCCTGATTCTCGAATTCTTGTTGCAGGGAAATTTAATTCGTTTAATGGAACAACATGTGGAAATGTTGCACTGCTTTCGCCTAGCGGGCCTTATGATGTTTCTATGAATAATGCACCTGGTTTCTCGGGAATGGGAATAAGTACAGCTTATGATTTGGAACTTCAAGCAGATGGAAAAGTATTGGTAGCTGGTGATTTTAATTATCATAACGGACAATTAATTACAGGAATAGCAAGGTTAGATATTAATGGTTCTCGTGACTTGACTTTCACTCCACCATTATATCCTTATGCAATTGTAAAAGCGATTGCTGTGCAAACTGATAATCAAATCTTAGTGGGTGGAGAATTCACTTCATCAATGTATAATGTTGGTATTACAGGGCCAAATAGAATAGTCCGTTTAAATACAGATGGAACTATCGATAATACTTTTGCAGCAGGAATTGGAATGCCATCTCCTGCAGCATTTGTAAATGATATTACAATTGAATCTGATAATAAAGTTTTAGTTGGTGGACTCTTTGATAGTTTTGATTCTGAGACATTATATCAACAGATTATTCGACTGAATGAAAATGCAACTTCAATTTCAGAAACTATTGTATCCAATGAGCAATTTAGATTATATCCTAATCCATCTTCTGGTAATTTGTTTGTTGAAAATCCTTTTGTCGGAATAAAAGATGTATCGCTGATTGTGTATTCTGCTAATGGACAAAAATTGATTGAAAAAAATATATCCTTTGAAACAGGAGCATTCTATCTGTTTGAATCAAACCTGCAGTCGGGAATTTACATGCTGAGAATACAAGCAAAAGGAAAAGTTGCATCTAGAAAAATAATTGTAAAATAA
- a CDS encoding DUF2235 domain-containing protein yields the protein MGKNIIIFSDGTGQKGGKSYNTNIYKLFNMIEDRTENQIAYYDAGLGTGMEGVAGLIGGRGFSRNMLDCYRFLFENFQADDHIYLFGFSRGAATVRSLSGFIHLFGILPISRADIIEEAFDIYKIHNKERREEKAKEFIAKHHTMWCKIKFLGVFDTVAALGLPNKWISTLLDKLFPHKFHSFELSDSVEYARHALSIDDERKTFHPVLWNKLKEDQPKDRLKQVWFCGVHTDVGGGYKEEELSNITLKWMMHEATSKGLLIYSKSPEYQRFLAAAKNPEGMMHNEQIGFVGKLFRREKRNWQEKTNGKLCIHESVLKRTRNQSNETSPTYSSWILSYDSKEVEIDN from the coding sequence ATGGGAAAAAACATCATTATCTTTTCGGACGGAACCGGACAAAAAGGTGGCAAAAGCTACAATACAAACATCTACAAACTCTTCAACATGATTGAAGACCGAACGGAAAATCAAATTGCTTATTATGATGCAGGTTTGGGGACAGGCATGGAAGGTGTTGCAGGACTGATTGGCGGAAGGGGGTTTTCAAGAAACATGTTGGACTGCTACCGCTTTTTATTTGAAAATTTTCAAGCAGACGATCATATCTACCTGTTTGGGTTTAGTCGCGGGGCTGCAACCGTAAGAAGCTTATCCGGGTTCATCCATTTATTCGGCATTCTTCCCATTTCAAGAGCCGACATTATAGAAGAAGCGTTTGACATATACAAGATTCACAACAAAGAGCGAAGAGAAGAAAAAGCGAAAGAATTTATAGCAAAACATCATACCATGTGGTGCAAAATTAAATTTTTGGGTGTTTTTGATACTGTAGCAGCTCTAGGCTTACCGAACAAATGGATAAGCACACTTTTAGATAAATTGTTTCCACATAAGTTTCATTCGTTTGAATTGAGTGATAGTGTTGAATATGCACGCCATGCACTCTCAATAGATGATGAACGAAAAACTTTTCATCCTGTTTTATGGAATAAATTGAAAGAAGATCAACCGAAAGACAGACTAAAGCAAGTTTGGTTTTGTGGAGTTCACACCGATGTTGGCGGAGGTTATAAAGAAGAGGAGTTGTCAAATATCACTTTAAAATGGATGATGCACGAAGCTACATCCAAAGGATTACTCATTTATTCAAAGTCGCCCGAATATCAACGTTTTTTAGCAGCAGCAAAAAATCCTGAAGGAATGATGCACAATGAGCAAATCGGATTTGTTGGAAAATTATTTAGACGTGAAAAAAGAAACTGGCAGGAGAAGACAAACGGCAAACTATGCATACATGAAAGTGTTTTAAAAAGGACAAGAAACCAATCCAATGAAACTTCACCAACGTATTCGTCATGGATTTTAAGCTATGATTCGAAAGAGGTGGAAATTGACAACTAA
- a CDS encoding C40 family peptidase, translating to MRPNNHLSFKYALPLLLLFAVSIGACRSGKDATSSHTSSSSTKSKKITEKYATLLNVSEGKIENIKLYSFIDEWYGVPYKYGGKNKNGIDCSNFTATLYSTIYGKSISGSSASIFDQCKVISKSNLEEGDLVFFKIDGNKISHIGVYLQNNKFVHATTKKGVMIDDLDEDYYKKYYYKAGRLK from the coding sequence ATGCGCCCGAATAATCATTTATCCTTTAAATATGCTCTTCCGCTGCTTTTACTATTTGCAGTTTCGATAGGTGCATGTCGTTCCGGTAAAGATGCAACTTCATCGCATACCTCCTCCTCCTCTACCAAATCAAAAAAAATAACAGAAAAATACGCTACACTTCTCAATGTGAGTGAAGGCAAAATTGAGAACATCAAACTCTACTCCTTTATAGACGAATGGTATGGTGTTCCATACAAATACGGAGGCAAAAACAAAAACGGAATCGATTGCTCCAACTTTACAGCAACACTTTACTCAACAATTTACGGTAAGTCCATTTCAGGCTCCTCAGCATCGATTTTCGATCAATGCAAAGTGATTTCAAAAAGTAATTTAGAAGAAGGCGACTTGGTATTTTTCAAAATTGATGGAAATAAAATTTCGCACATTGGCGTGTATTTACAAAACAACAAATTTGTTCATGCTACCACAAAGAAAGGTGTTATGATAGACGACTTAGATGAAGACTATTATAAAAAATATTATTACAAAGCTGGACGACTGAAATAG
- a CDS encoding energy transducer TonB: MNNNLKHTIHSQSDCLSEQQLFDYIDDKLSQKERHVIEKHLLDCELCADALEGLEITKDRTRISHIKGLINLRIAGTSKKEAVVVSFNYKMVFSIAAAIALLVVGVFFFNKINLKEASMSDLAELKEESPAPPPPPPSFEAEQNSTGASDESAPGTGISSSEISKSTPAKIMDSEVALAEEEQFNQTNKVNQNGNGVAPVESVGSASGVYDVTISNNKRDDAVESIALPKANAPEREKNAQLDDSKNLEQKTVVTTSNTFSTPTTTTTTTVVIPDQKQQPASTTDSRKSKNIEPVELAKKSEKVGKYRSEGKAKDKVVTKESADEDANYGGVSGYEPQSVSQDAEGLKSEVTIGAVIEKVVTDSISMQEKPLITEMMPEFPGGQDSLRKFLAKNFNYDKALYKANPPASNKIYVQFTVGEDGTVKNPKILKGINTVLDNEALRVVKMMPKWKPVVQNGKKVSTTMNLPIKLEFK; encoded by the coding sequence ATGAATAACAACTTAAAACATACCATCCATTCACAATCCGATTGTCTTTCGGAACAACAGTTATTTGACTACATCGATGATAAATTGAGTCAAAAGGAAAGACATGTGATTGAAAAACATTTGCTTGATTGTGAATTATGTGCTGATGCTTTAGAAGGATTGGAAATCACAAAAGACAGAACTCGCATATCACATATCAAGGGACTTATCAATTTACGCATTGCCGGCACATCAAAAAAAGAAGCAGTTGTAGTTTCTTTTAATTACAAAATGGTATTTTCTATTGCGGCTGCTATTGCGCTACTGGTTGTTGGTGTTTTCTTTTTTAATAAAATTAATTTAAAAGAGGCATCCATGAGTGATTTGGCAGAGCTAAAAGAAGAAAGTCCAGCTCCCCCGCCACCACCACCCTCTTTTGAAGCTGAACAGAATAGCACTGGAGCTTCGGATGAATCGGCACCAGGAACAGGCATATCTTCATCAGAAATCAGTAAATCAACTCCAGCCAAAATAATGGATAGCGAAGTGGCTTTAGCTGAAGAAGAACAGTTCAATCAAACCAACAAAGTGAATCAAAACGGAAACGGAGTGGCGCCTGTTGAAAGTGTTGGCAGCGCATCAGGCGTGTATGATGTTACCATTTCTAATAACAAGAGAGACGATGCAGTAGAGTCCATTGCACTACCAAAAGCAAATGCCCCTGAACGCGAAAAAAATGCACAATTGGACGATTCAAAAAATTTGGAACAAAAAACGGTGGTTACTACCAGCAATACATTTTCAACACCAACCACAACAACAACCACAACTGTCGTAATACCTGACCAAAAACAACAGCCTGCCAGCACAACGGATAGTCGCAAATCAAAAAATATTGAACCCGTTGAATTGGCAAAAAAATCAGAAAAGGTTGGGAAATACAGATCAGAAGGAAAAGCAAAAGACAAAGTTGTAACAAAAGAAAGCGCTGATGAAGATGCAAATTATGGAGGTGTTAGTGGTTATGAACCACAAAGTGTAAGTCAAGATGCAGAAGGATTAAAATCAGAAGTGACTATTGGTGCAGTCATTGAAAAAGTAGTTACAGACTCCATCTCGATGCAAGAAAAACCTCTTATCACGGAGATGATGCCCGAATTTCCAGGTGGACAAGATTCGTTACGAAAATTTTTAGCGAAAAATTTCAATTACGATAAGGCGTTGTATAAAGCCAATCCTCCTGCATCCAATAAAATATATGTCCAATTTACCGTTGGGGAAGACGGAACGGTGAAAAATCCTAAAATTCTAAAGGGAATTAATACGGTATTGGACAATGAAGCACTTCGGGTTGTAAAAATGATGCCGAAATGGAAACCAGTTGTTCAAAACGGTAAAAAGGTATCTACAACCATGAACTTACCGATAAAACTGGAGTTCAAATAA
- a CDS encoding sigma-70 family RNA polymerase sigma factor yields the protein MQASQLNKLDDLQLVAEFKQTGNNIYVGELHRRYTHLIFGVCMKYLKDEDEAQDACMQIFEKLLIDLKKHEVQQFKAWLHMVCKNFCLMQLRSGASKLKRTKEMQKDLASFMESDTELHLTIENTKEMQLTFMEECIKGLNQEQKLCVELFFLQEKSYQEVTELTSFSMNNVKSYIQNGKRNLKICIENKSAKK from the coding sequence ATGCAGGCTTCTCAATTAAATAAACTTGACGATTTGCAACTGGTTGCTGAATTCAAGCAAACCGGAAACAATATTTATGTAGGAGAATTACACCGCAGATATACACACCTAATATTTGGTGTATGCATGAAATACCTTAAAGATGAAGATGAGGCTCAAGATGCATGCATGCAAATTTTCGAGAAACTTTTAATTGATTTAAAAAAACATGAGGTGCAGCAATTTAAAGCCTGGCTTCATATGGTTTGCAAGAATTTCTGCCTGATGCAGCTTCGTTCAGGCGCATCCAAACTAAAGCGTACAAAAGAAATGCAAAAAGATTTGGCATCGTTTATGGAATCGGATACTGAACTGCATCTTACAATCGAAAACACAAAAGAAATGCAATTAACCTTCATGGAAGAATGCATTAAAGGTTTAAATCAAGAGCAGAAATTATGTGTTGAATTGTTTTTTTTACAGGAAAAGAGTTATCAAGAAGTTACGGAACTAACCAGCTTTAGTATGAATAATGTAAAAAGCTACATTCAAAACGGAAAACGAAATTTAAAAATTTGCATTGAAAATAAGAGTGCAAAAAAATAA
- a CDS encoding DUF4139 domain-containing protein yields MKTLKSTILATAFITLLASHHSAVANGSTEKNIKSKIENVTVFTQGAQIYRSSLVNINSGITTLVFEGLESTIDARSIQASGFGNFVIMDVQHSIKYPEPKEIDVTKNPKNLKQIKMLQDSIVMIDFDLEEIATKQAALNIEKTTLLNNRIIKGETKKDTLNLVKDALAFLREKLNNINSELLKLKKEEYRVNVKKKRMQSDLLALQTYNANTGDVVMDVTNYRVIITVSADVATNGTMNINYMLQNAGWTPSYDLRAKGAGGNMQLTYKAQVYQNTGIDWNDVKLTLSTASPNQSNVKPVLNTWWLNYYNPYAYDYKRKRSEGQNEDLSKVASGSYAPTSVNAEVDAMTAADFTVAEENITTVEYDIKLAYNIPCDGKTHFVAVQTKEIPANYIHFAAPKIDKDAFLVAKITNWDELNLAAGSANIYFDGTFVGESYIDPTNLSDTLDLTLGRDKNMVVTRVKQKDKTKEKLIGEDKVKTVTYEITIRNTKSSVSVFNLQDQIPVSQTKEIVVTLAESSGGELDETSGIVNWKFNLKPKETKKVIISYTVKFPKDKALAGL; encoded by the coding sequence ATGAAAACACTAAAATCAACGATTCTTGCAACCGCATTTATAACATTGCTGGCAAGTCATCATTCAGCTGTAGCAAATGGATCTACAGAGAAAAACATCAAATCAAAAATTGAAAATGTAACTGTTTTTACACAAGGTGCACAGATTTATCGAAGCTCTTTGGTAAATATTAATTCGGGAATAACAACATTGGTTTTTGAAGGATTAGAATCAACCATTGATGCAAGAAGTATTCAAGCAAGTGGGTTCGGAAACTTTGTGATTATGGATGTACAACATAGTATCAAGTATCCTGAACCAAAAGAAATCGATGTAACAAAGAATCCAAAAAATTTAAAGCAAATAAAAATGTTGCAAGATTCAATTGTGATGATTGATTTCGATTTAGAAGAAATAGCTACTAAACAAGCAGCTTTAAATATCGAAAAAACCACCTTGTTGAATAATCGAATAATAAAAGGGGAGACAAAAAAAGACACTTTAAATCTGGTGAAAGATGCACTCGCTTTTTTAAGAGAAAAATTAAATAATATTAATTCAGAATTGTTAAAATTAAAAAAGGAAGAGTATCGGGTGAATGTGAAGAAAAAACGAATGCAGTCTGATTTATTAGCATTGCAAACGTATAATGCAAATACCGGAGACGTTGTCATGGACGTTACTAATTATCGAGTTATTATCACCGTTTCTGCGGACGTTGCAACAAACGGAACGATGAACATCAATTATATGTTGCAAAATGCAGGCTGGACACCCTCTTACGATTTACGTGCAAAAGGTGCTGGAGGAAATATGCAATTGACATATAAAGCACAAGTGTATCAGAATACAGGAATCGATTGGAATGACGTTAAACTAACCCTTTCAACTGCAAGTCCGAATCAAAGTAATGTAAAACCTGTTTTAAATACGTGGTGGTTGAATTATTATAATCCGTATGCATACGATTACAAAAGAAAACGTTCGGAAGGACAAAATGAGGATTTATCAAAGGTGGCTTCCGGTTCATATGCACCAACTTCAGTTAATGCAGAAGTAGATGCAATGACTGCGGCAGATTTTACGGTTGCCGAGGAAAATATCACAACCGTTGAGTACGATATCAAATTGGCATATAATATTCCATGTGATGGTAAAACACATTTTGTTGCGGTTCAAACCAAAGAAATTCCTGCAAATTATATTCATTTTGCTGCTCCCAAAATCGATAAAGATGCCTTTTTGGTTGCGAAAATTACAAATTGGGATGAATTAAATCTGGCTGCAGGAAGTGCAAATATCTATTTTGACGGAACGTTTGTTGGTGAATCGTATATCGATCCAACGAACTTGTCAGACACCCTCGATTTGACATTGGGTAGAGATAAAAATATGGTGGTTACGAGAGTGAAACAAAAGGATAAAACGAAAGAAAAATTGATTGGTGAAGATAAAGTGAAAACAGTAACCTATGAAATCACGATTCGAAACACCAAATCTTCTGTATCGGTTTTCAATTTGCAAGATCAAATTCCGGTTTCTCAAACAAAAGAGATTGTTGTAACCTTGGCAGAATCATCTGGAGGAGAGTTGGATGAGACGAGTGGAATTGTAAACTGGAAGTTTAATTTAAAGCCTAAAGAAACAAAAAAGGTAATCATTTCTTATACTGTTAAGTTTCCGAAAGATAAAGCCTTAGCTGGTTTGTAA
- a CDS encoding YfiR family protein: protein MRKLLFIFVSMVLLSSWMMVPADQSEEANAKIKAIYIYNFTKYIEWPGAYKEGNFVVGVLGTSIPLVNELNKMATSKTVGTQKFEIKTVSTPAECAKCHIIYILSDNSSQLPDVLGKVKGKSALIVTDKSGLATKGSAINFFVDGNKQKIELNRSNIEKYKLKVASTLVEMSVQVK from the coding sequence ATGAGAAAACTACTCTTCATATTTGTTTCGATGGTACTTTTGTCCTCTTGGATGATGGTTCCTGCTGACCAATCTGAAGAGGCGAATGCTAAAATCAAAGCGATTTACATCTATAATTTCACAAAATACATCGAGTGGCCAGGAGCCTACAAAGAAGGTAATTTTGTTGTTGGGGTATTGGGCACAAGCATCCCTTTGGTGAATGAACTCAATAAAATGGCGACTTCCAAGACTGTTGGAACTCAAAAATTTGAGATAAAAACGGTGTCAACTCCTGCCGAGTGTGCAAAATGTCATATTATTTATATACTTTCTGATAACTCTTCGCAGCTTCCTGACGTATTAGGGAAGGTGAAGGGTAAGAGTGCTTTGATTGTAACCGATAAATCCGGTTTGGCAACGAAAGGTTCAGCCATCAACTTTTTTGTTGACGGGAATAAGCAGAAGATAGAATTGAATCGATCAAACATTGAAAAATACAAGCTTAAAGTGGCGTCTACACTCGTGGAGATGTCGGTACAGGTCAAATAA
- a CDS encoding tetratricopeptide repeat protein — MLKIKRTIILGFLLLLAAISNAQQSRVTAAYTFLQQNQLDSAKANIDAAVVHPETQEDGQAWYIRGFVYKTIYNQKEKGNKESTARIEALVSFKKSLSIDTTRENVQENIKNIKYLATTLYNDAAASLDTIDYKIAVRNFDIFREYYLLVDPSVSNFKQKEIDFANAIATVYTRIYEGDRKGKVDFLNLAKAAYNRALSFDPNNINANYNMGILYYNQAVNLINQSDYDLDIVALNDVQDNSINLFKASLPFMEKAYSLDPNRKETLLGLSGIYFSLNEKEKSNEFKQKLEQIGK, encoded by the coding sequence ATGTTGAAAATTAAAAGAACAATTATTTTAGGATTTCTGCTTTTACTGGCAGCAATTTCTAATGCTCAGCAGTCGCGAGTGACTGCTGCGTATACGTTCTTGCAACAAAATCAACTAGATAGCGCAAAAGCAAATATTGATGCAGCTGTGGTTCATCCTGAAACACAAGAAGATGGACAAGCATGGTACATTCGTGGATTTGTTTATAAAACCATTTATAACCAAAAAGAAAAAGGGAACAAGGAATCGACTGCCAGAATTGAAGCGTTGGTGTCGTTTAAAAAGTCGCTTTCGATAGATACCACCAGAGAAAATGTTCAGGAGAATATCAAGAATATTAAGTATTTGGCTACAACGTTATACAATGATGCAGCTGCTAGTTTAGATACAATTGACTACAAAATTGCAGTTAGAAATTTTGATATTTTTAGAGAATATTATTTACTTGTTGATCCTTCTGTTTCAAATTTCAAACAAAAAGAAATTGATTTTGCCAATGCCATTGCTACGGTTTATACACGAATTTATGAAGGTGACCGAAAAGGGAAAGTTGATTTCTTAAATCTTGCTAAAGCAGCTTATAACCGAGCATTGTCATTTGATCCGAACAACATCAATGCGAATTACAATATGGGTATTTTATACTATAACCAAGCTGTTAATTTAATTAATCAATCCGATTATGATTTGGATATCGTAGCCTTAAATGATGTTCAGGATAATTCAATTAACTTATTTAAAGCCTCTCTTCCTTTTATGGAAAAAGCATACTCTCTTGATCCAAACAGGAAAGAAACATTGTTGGGTTTATCGGGGATCTATTTTAGTTTAAATGAAAAAGAGAAATCGAATGAGTTTAAACAAAAATTAGAGCAAATAGGAAAGTAA